The Halopseudomonas sabulinigri genome window below encodes:
- a CDS encoding Na+/H+ antiporter family protein yields MNAVVAAVAVMLVLSLCRVHVVVALILGALTGGLLGGLGLQATLETFQSGLGKGANIALSYALLGAFAVAIAKSGLAHALADRALQLVDRQQQGGAGLLKLILVLLLGSVAIASQNILPIHIAFIPLLVPPLLYVMARLNLDRRAVACVLTFGLITPYMFLPVGFGGIFLNDILLANVAESGAEVADINVMHAMALPALGMLLGLLVAIFISYRKPREYDVARIRQVERMEGGYSPMSLLVALAAVVAAFVIQLWLDSMIMGALAGFVIFSVSGVVRWKDADGVFTEGMKMMAMIGFIMIAAAGFAEVMRATGAIQTLVDSSAELIGNNRALAALLMLLVGLLITMGIGSSFSTIPIIAAIYVPLAMQLGFSPMAIVALVGTAAALGDAGSPASDSTLGPTAGLNVDGQHNHIWDTVVPTFLHYNLPLIAFGWLAVMVL; encoded by the coding sequence ATGAACGCGGTAGTTGCGGCAGTTGCCGTCATGTTGGTGTTGAGCCTGTGTCGGGTACACGTGGTAGTGGCGTTGATTCTGGGCGCGCTCACGGGGGGTCTGCTGGGTGGCTTGGGGCTGCAGGCCACGCTGGAAACCTTTCAGAGCGGTCTGGGCAAAGGGGCGAACATCGCGCTGAGCTATGCCTTGCTCGGCGCCTTTGCAGTGGCCATTGCCAAATCTGGTTTGGCACATGCGCTGGCGGACCGGGCGCTGCAGTTGGTTGACCGCCAGCAGCAGGGCGGGGCAGGGCTGCTGAAGCTCATTCTGGTGTTGTTGCTTGGCAGTGTGGCGATTGCTTCACAGAACATACTGCCGATTCATATTGCCTTTATTCCCCTGCTGGTGCCGCCGCTGTTGTACGTTATGGCGCGATTGAACCTGGATCGCCGGGCGGTGGCCTGCGTGCTGACCTTTGGTCTGATTACCCCGTACATGTTTTTGCCGGTCGGTTTTGGTGGCATTTTCCTCAACGATATTCTGCTCGCCAATGTGGCAGAAAGCGGCGCCGAAGTGGCAGACATCAATGTGATGCACGCCATGGCGTTGCCGGCGCTGGGGATGCTGCTGGGTCTGCTGGTGGCGATCTTCATCAGTTACCGCAAGCCACGTGAATACGATGTCGCGCGTATTCGTCAGGTCGAGCGGATGGAAGGCGGCTACAGCCCGATGTCGCTACTGGTGGCGCTGGCAGCGGTGGTGGCCGCTTTCGTTATTCAGCTGTGGCTGGACTCGATGATCATGGGTGCCTTGGCCGGTTTCGTGATTTTCTCGGTGTCTGGGGTAGTGCGCTGGAAAGACGCCGATGGCGTCTTCACCGAGGGCATGAAAATGATGGCGATGATTGGCTTCATCATGATTGCGGCAGCCGGGTTTGCCGAAGTGATGCGGGCCACGGGCGCGATCCAGACGCTGGTCGACAGCTCGGCTGAGTTGATTGGCAACAATCGCGCGCTGGCTGCCTTGCTGATGCTGCTGGTGGGCCTGCTCATCACCATGGGGATCGGCTCGTCGTTCTCGACTATCCCGATCATTGCCGCCATTTACGTGCCACTGGCGATGCAGCTGGGTTTCAGCCCGATGGCGATTGTTGCTCTGGTCGGCACGGCGGCGGCGTTGGGTGATGCCGGTTCACCGGCCTCCGACTCCACGCTGGGTCCAACTGCTGGTCTCAATGTAGACGGCCAGCACAACCACATCTGGGATACCGTGGTACCCACCTTCCTGCATTACAACCTACCGTTGATTGCTTTCGGCTGGTTGGCGGTCATGGTGCTCTGA
- a CDS encoding ion channel, with amino-acid sequence MLMNFVMGLSMMAVCLLLQGVLVIAALRYFARRQDQVHSAFLSAMRVTVGLMFILIIGNVCQLIAWAMLFYGLGEFDTLGLAIYHSAVNFATLGYGDIVMSAKHQLLGPLEALNGALMIGVTTAALSRAFAEAVKDRPFVSS; translated from the coding sequence ATGTTGATGAACTTTGTGATGGGCCTATCCATGATGGCCGTCTGTCTGTTGTTGCAGGGCGTTCTGGTGATCGCGGCATTGCGCTATTTCGCCCGCCGCCAGGATCAGGTTCACTCGGCGTTTCTATCTGCCATGCGGGTAACCGTCGGTTTAATGTTTATTCTGATTATCGGCAACGTCTGCCAATTGATCGCCTGGGCAATGCTTTTCTACGGGTTGGGCGAGTTCGACACCCTGGGGCTGGCGATCTATCACTCGGCGGTCAATTTCGCGACCTTGGGTTATGGCGATATTGTCATGTCAGCCAAACATCAGCTGCTCGGACCGCTGGAGGCGCTCAACGGCGCGTTGATGATCGGCGTGACCACGGCAGCGTTGTCACGCGCCTTTGCCGAGGCGGTAAAGGATCGGCCTTTTGTCAGCAGCTGA
- a CDS encoding DUF2955 domain-containing protein produces the protein MPLAARRTFRLAFTTSLAVALGYGMGLAIPFIVPLLAVILSAAPAPPPGPKKLLVLVVAVMFSLGIGILLGPLLQSAPVPALLIIACGLFFSNRLAIAGGKVAPATLLAFGFTVIPAASSVSQALASALIASLVLGVVLAVLCQWLVYPFFPEDDARAPVAAGPTPTESGWLSLRATLIVLPAFLLTLTNPAAYLPLTVKSILLGREATQLNLRDANSEIIGSTLLGGILAIAVWVCLSLAVELWFFAAWMLLFCLGLASGAYGVVRTRFKASFWIGTLTTMIILLGAAVQDSANGKDVYQAFAVRMALFMAVALYASLAVALLETWRSGQLFKRRKTDLSGVG, from the coding sequence ATGCCATTAGCTGCCCGCCGTACCTTTCGGTTGGCCTTTACCACCAGTCTTGCAGTGGCGCTAGGTTACGGTATGGGCTTGGCGATTCCGTTTATCGTACCGCTGCTGGCCGTGATACTCAGCGCCGCTCCCGCCCCACCCCCAGGACCCAAGAAGTTGTTGGTGCTGGTGGTCGCGGTGATGTTCAGCCTGGGTATAGGTATTTTATTGGGTCCATTGCTGCAGAGCGCTCCGGTACCGGCGCTGCTTATCATTGCCTGCGGGCTGTTTTTCAGCAACCGGCTGGCGATTGCTGGCGGCAAGGTGGCGCCGGCGACGCTGCTGGCCTTCGGGTTCACCGTCATACCTGCTGCGAGCAGCGTCAGTCAGGCACTGGCCAGTGCCCTGATTGCTTCGCTGGTGCTGGGGGTTGTATTGGCGGTGCTCTGCCAGTGGCTGGTGTATCCGTTCTTTCCTGAGGACGATGCTCGCGCTCCCGTGGCTGCCGGGCCGACGCCGACAGAGAGCGGCTGGCTCTCGTTACGCGCCACCTTGATCGTGCTACCGGCTTTCCTGCTGACGCTGACCAACCCCGCAGCCTATTTGCCACTGACCGTGAAGAGCATCCTGCTCGGGCGGGAAGCTACTCAGCTTAATCTGCGTGATGCCAACAGTGAAATCATTGGCTCGACGCTGCTGGGCGGCATACTGGCTATAGCCGTCTGGGTGTGTCTGAGCCTGGCAGTCGAGCTTTGGTTTTTTGCCGCGTGGATGTTGCTGTTCTGCCTTGGGTTGGCGAGCGGTGCCTACGGCGTCGTGCGCACGCGCTTCAAGGCATCGTTCTGGATCGGCACATTGACCACCATGATCATCCTGCTGGGCGCTGCGGTGCAGGACAGCGCCAACGGCAAGGATGTTTATCAGGCATTTGCCGTGCGCATGGCGTTGTTTATGGCGGTGGCGCTTTACGCCAGTCTCGCGGTTGCCCTATTGGAAACCTGGCGCTCCGGGCAGTTGTTCAAGCGCCGCAAGACTGATCTATCGGGAGTTGGCTAA
- a CDS encoding efflux transporter outer membrane subunit codes for MKCHRRYDLLRGALVLATVAVTACAPLGPEFKEPEPDWVATWQPDMQGQAGADRRAAPLEVWWTRFNDPVLSDLMRKAREENPGLRVAGLRILESRALQGIAAGLNYPQVQQLNATGAYVQQRSGGSSQSVETGDISFDLGWELDFWGRFRRGLESADAAYFASLTNQQDVQVLLAAQVATLYYGYKTTLQRIEIAENNVALQKRSFDITERLFNEGQDSELDLQQAKSQYLATQATIPGLRLALQQQRNALSALLGRAPNDVPELSGVDSTLPEMPVTGLQDVPANLLLRRPDVRTAAWTAAAQSAQIGVAEADLYPAISLFGSLGWSGNSLGTANNVTSLAVGPALSWNLFNYGRLKNNVRVQDARLQQALEAYRSTVLNAARQIEDAANRIAQTRTSQAILDQSLTAAERSLAIASRRYQEGYSEFQRVLDAQASTFAQSDRAIVNRGDHIAAIISLYQALGGGWQQADINSVIPDTLREQMRERTDWGDLLDAPLAPPPEPGSVQ; via the coding sequence GTGAAGTGTCATCGTCGGTATGACCTGCTGCGCGGCGCATTGGTGCTGGCTACGGTGGCAGTCACCGCCTGCGCTCCGCTAGGGCCGGAATTTAAGGAGCCGGAGCCGGACTGGGTGGCGACCTGGCAGCCGGATATGCAAGGCCAGGCAGGCGCTGACCGCCGCGCCGCGCCGCTGGAGGTTTGGTGGACTCGCTTCAATGACCCGGTGCTGAGTGATCTGATGCGCAAGGCAAGGGAGGAAAATCCGGGTCTGCGGGTCGCCGGCCTCCGTATTCTGGAGAGCCGCGCGCTGCAGGGGATCGCCGCGGGTCTGAACTATCCGCAAGTACAGCAGCTGAATGCGACCGGAGCTTATGTACAGCAGCGCAGCGGTGGTAGTAGTCAAAGTGTTGAAACCGGCGATATTTCTTTCGATCTGGGCTGGGAGCTGGATTTCTGGGGGCGCTTTCGGCGCGGCCTGGAAAGCGCCGACGCAGCCTATTTTGCTTCGCTAACCAATCAGCAGGATGTACAGGTGTTACTCGCCGCCCAGGTGGCCACGCTGTACTACGGCTACAAGACCACCTTGCAGCGCATCGAGATCGCGGAAAACAACGTTGCGCTGCAAAAGCGCAGCTTCGATATTACCGAGCGCCTGTTTAACGAGGGGCAGGATTCCGAACTCGACCTGCAGCAGGCCAAATCCCAATACCTGGCCACCCAGGCGACCATCCCCGGTTTGCGCCTGGCATTGCAGCAGCAGCGCAATGCCTTGAGTGCTCTGTTGGGGCGCGCGCCCAACGATGTGCCGGAGCTAAGCGGTGTCGACAGCACGCTACCGGAGATGCCGGTGACCGGGTTGCAGGATGTCCCTGCCAATTTGTTGTTGCGACGCCCGGATGTGCGCACGGCAGCCTGGACCGCCGCTGCCCAGTCAGCACAGATCGGCGTGGCAGAAGCTGATCTGTATCCGGCCATATCGCTGTTTGGTTCGCTGGGCTGGTCGGGTAACAGCCTGGGCACGGCCAACAACGTTACCAGTCTGGCAGTGGGGCCTGCGCTGAGTTGGAATCTGTTCAACTATGGTCGCCTGAAAAACAATGTGCGGGTGCAGGACGCGCGCCTGCAGCAGGCTCTGGAGGCCTATCGCAGCACGGTACTGAACGCTGCTCGGCAGATTGAGGACGCCGCCAACAGGATCGCGCAAACCAGGACCAGCCAGGCGATTCTGGATCAATCTCTGACAGCGGCCGAGCGTTCCCTGGCGATTGCCTCGCGGCGCTACCAGGAGGGGTATTCCGAGTTCCAGCGAGTGTTGGACGCCCAGGCTTCGACCTTTGCGCAATCGGATCGGGCCATCGTTAACCGGGGCGATCATATCGCTGCCATCATCAGTCTGTATCAGGCGCTGGGCGGTGGTTGGCAACAGGCCGATATCAACAGTGTGATCCCCGATACCCTGCGCGAACAGATGCGCGAGCGCACCGATTGGGGGGATCTGCTTGACGCGCCATTGGCGCCCCCACCAGAGCCAGGAAGCGTGCAATGA
- a CDS encoding HlyD family secretion protein, whose amino-acid sequence MSTAEQNESQPTSADATPVATASELPSAQKSVARGGVGILLLIVVMLVWHLLADRFTPYTSQARVQGYVVGVAPKVSGVLTDVWVANNERVSEGQKLFAVDRSQYEIALGRANADLSSTRNQVGAGDAGVTVARANLQAAQAGQLKAEQDYTRLKRLREDDPGTISQRRLEVSQATLAQARAQVAAAKADIERAIEQKGGVSEDDNALLLTAQAGVDKAQLDLDNTTVLAQSDGVITDMRADIGQFAAAGNPVMTLVAVQDVWINAEFTENNLGHLTPGTAVEIVLDSLPGQVFSGRIRNIGVGISAGSAPPPGALPSVQNNRDWLRQAQRFPVQVEFDQPITPALLRQLRVGGQASVMAYVEGHAVLSLLGKAYLRLLSYLTYAF is encoded by the coding sequence ATGAGTACAGCAGAACAGAATGAAAGCCAGCCGACCAGCGCGGATGCCACGCCAGTAGCGACCGCTAGTGAGTTGCCCTCGGCACAGAAATCCGTGGCGCGGGGAGGCGTGGGTATCTTGCTGCTGATTGTTGTAATGCTGGTCTGGCATTTACTGGCAGATCGCTTCACGCCCTATACCTCCCAGGCGCGAGTGCAGGGTTACGTAGTGGGCGTGGCGCCCAAGGTCAGTGGTGTGTTGACGGATGTCTGGGTGGCTAACAACGAGCGCGTTAGCGAAGGCCAGAAGCTGTTTGCCGTCGACCGGTCGCAGTATGAGATTGCTCTGGGGCGCGCCAACGCCGATCTCAGCAGTACCCGCAACCAGGTCGGCGCCGGTGACGCCGGAGTGACCGTGGCCAGGGCCAATCTGCAAGCTGCCCAAGCCGGGCAATTGAAGGCCGAGCAGGACTACACGCGGCTCAAGCGTCTGCGCGAGGATGACCCGGGTACCATTTCGCAGCGCCGGCTTGAGGTATCACAAGCCACCCTGGCGCAGGCGCGTGCGCAGGTTGCGGCTGCCAAGGCTGATATAGAGCGGGCGATTGAGCAGAAGGGCGGTGTGTCCGAGGATGACAACGCACTGCTGCTCACGGCCCAGGCCGGTGTCGACAAGGCGCAACTGGATCTGGATAACACCACGGTTCTAGCGCAAAGCGATGGGGTGATCACCGACATGCGCGCGGATATTGGTCAGTTTGCCGCGGCCGGTAACCCGGTCATGACACTGGTGGCGGTTCAGGATGTCTGGATCAATGCCGAGTTTACCGAGAATAACCTCGGGCACCTGACGCCCGGTACGGCGGTTGAAATTGTCTTGGACTCGCTGCCAGGGCAGGTTTTTTCAGGGCGTATCCGCAACATCGGGGTGGGTATCAGTGCGGGTTCTGCACCGCCTCCGGGCGCCTTGCCCAGTGTGCAGAACAACCGCGACTGGCTGCGCCAGGCGCAGCGGTTTCCGGTCCAGGTAGAGTTTGATCAGCCCATCACGCCGGCATTGTTGCGCCAGTTGCGGGTGGGTGGCCAGGCGTCGGTCATGGCCTATGTCGAGGGGCATGCTGTGCTGAGCCTGCTCGGCAAGGCCTACCTGCGTCTGCTGAGCTACCTGACGTACGCTTTCTGA